In Anaerolineales bacterium, a genomic segment contains:
- a CDS encoding AAA family ATPase has translation MTTTPLVSAASSGLIARRYRLDAPIGQGGMGTVFRAHDRLTGRSVALKRVLPDGGQVGSDASETDLRAILVREFQTLAALRHPNIISILDYGFDDAGAPFFTMELLDAPQTLIAYGRDLPVTGKVALLIDTLRALVYLHRHGIIHRDLKPGNILVSEGRLRVLDFGTAAHRADIEAGAGTLAYMSPEVLRGGVASAASDLYAVGVIAYELLTGKFPFDTDSTARFVDQVLYLGADLSPLPDSALKVEVLTAKSVEIIPFTDDSPPVSKDRLRTPSLRGVVGRLLAKSPQDRYAESLSAILELCEAADLPYPEETAAHRESFLQASRFVGREEERQALTNAVNDAHAGKGGLWLIGGESGVGKSRLMNEIRITAAARGMLIMSGQAVSEGVIPYGLWREVIRRVALYIDLTDLEVAILCAIAPDLPSLLGREISAAPHTEGKAAQVRLFATLTEAFRRLPGTAVILLEDLQWADSGSLDLLTWLGGSLAKESLLVVGNYRNDETPQLPETLRGGHPQVIHLQRFSPEHIETLTAFMLGEAGHEPAILELLNRETEGNAFFLVEVVRALAEAAGRLERVRDMTLPAHVYAGGIRQVVARRLERVAEADRLVLTLAALIGRGIDEEALRCAHPTWEIWDVQEWLRRCAEAGVLDVAEGCWRFAHDKLREVCLETILAEDRPALHLRAADGLEKAHAVNLTPHYAALAYHLQEGGEHIRAREFWTLAGDTSVTQFAHDDALKYYGNALRLTPEDDHRIRYDLHLKRVNMSVRRSAIEIVEAILRDLAGEAAYLGDAERATTALKAAQHAGSVSDYPTAEGRSLDAIQLAPDDDGLQIAARIVLGESYHHRGRYEEADACFQEGYTIAKRRDWLNEQAHCLNNQGAWRYDAQRISEALPFYEEALSAARAAGDWATQCDALNGIGMTTANLDFERSLTAFEGALVLAKRASDRLRMGRAYNNLGTVSSQHGFLSQEIRYSLDAADLQRSIGNKRGESISLYNLGMAMLDVGRNELGRLYANHAIAISREIGERTLEAFFLAEGAYSDYCEGDYETALTSLGEAIQLARELNASGTLAGALSLSGRVLLALKRYDEVFPYVEEVSAIERDRNMGANDFAFLVRLLALEGQEQSDQVRPALTELYERLKAMEFSPGYKGAWALLEGGKLLTRCGDPRAADVISHAAEKLKERLAKIEEDDLRRDYLKIPVHVEILTLAGQALAS, from the coding sequence ATGACGACCACACCACTTGTATCAGCCGCTTCCTCAGGACTCATTGCCCGCCGCTATCGCCTTGATGCTCCCATCGGGCAAGGCGGGATGGGGACAGTTTTCCGAGCGCATGACCGTCTTACGGGGCGCTCTGTAGCGCTCAAGCGCGTCCTCCCTGATGGGGGGCAGGTTGGCAGCGATGCCAGCGAAACCGACCTTCGCGCTATCCTCGTCCGCGAATTTCAGACCCTCGCCGCGCTCCGCCACCCTAACATCATCAGCATTCTTGATTATGGCTTTGACGACGCCGGCGCTCCCTTCTTCACGATGGAACTTTTAGACGCCCCACAAACGCTGATCGCCTATGGGCGCGATCTCCCTGTCACCGGGAAGGTAGCCCTTTTGATCGATACGCTGCGGGCGTTGGTCTACCTTCATCGGCATGGAATCATCCACCGTGACCTAAAACCCGGGAATATCCTCGTCAGCGAAGGGCGCTTGCGTGTCTTGGATTTTGGGACTGCGGCGCACCGAGCAGATATTGAGGCGGGGGCAGGGACGCTTGCCTATATGTCGCCAGAGGTGCTGCGCGGCGGGGTGGCAAGCGCTGCCTCTGATCTCTACGCAGTGGGCGTGATCGCCTATGAACTGCTCACCGGGAAATTCCCCTTTGATACTGACAGCACTGCCCGTTTCGTCGATCAGGTTCTCTATTTGGGGGCTGACCTCTCGCCCCTTCCTGATAGTGCGCTGAAGGTTGAAGTGCTTACCGCCAAAAGCGTTGAAATTATCCCCTTCACAGACGATTCCCCTCCAGTGAGCAAGGATCGTCTGCGCACACCATCCTTGCGAGGGGTAGTTGGGCGGCTCTTGGCAAAGTCGCCTCAAGACCGTTATGCCGAGTCCCTGAGCGCGATCCTTGAGCTGTGCGAGGCGGCAGATTTGCCCTATCCAGAAGAAACAGCCGCCCACCGTGAGAGCTTTCTTCAGGCATCCCGCTTTGTGGGGCGGGAGGAAGAACGGCAAGCGCTGACAAATGCGGTCAACGACGCCCACGCTGGCAAAGGCGGTCTATGGCTGATTGGCGGCGAATCTGGCGTGGGAAAATCCCGCCTGATGAACGAGATACGGATCACCGCCGCAGCGCGGGGAATGTTGATCATGAGCGGGCAGGCGGTCAGCGAAGGGGTGATCCCTTACGGGCTGTGGCGAGAGGTAATCCGCCGGGTGGCACTCTACATTGATCTGACCGATCTTGAGGTGGCAATTTTATGCGCCATTGCTCCCGATTTGCCCTCCCTTTTAGGGCGGGAAATTTCCGCTGCGCCCCACACTGAAGGCAAAGCGGCGCAGGTGCGGCTTTTTGCCACGCTTACCGAAGCCTTTCGGCGCTTGCCCGGGACGGCGGTGATCCTTTTGGAGGATTTGCAATGGGCGGACAGTGGCAGCCTTGATCTGCTGACATGGCTAGGGGGCAGCCTTGCCAAAGAGTCGCTGCTCGTTGTCGGAAATTACCGCAACGATGAAACCCCGCAGCTGCCGGAGACACTCCGAGGGGGACATCCACAGGTCATTCACCTCCAACGCTTTAGCCCAGAGCATATCGAGACGTTGACGGCGTTCATGTTAGGCGAGGCGGGTCATGAGCCGGCGATTTTAGAGCTTTTGAACCGTGAGACAGAAGGGAACGCTTTCTTTCTTGTGGAGGTTGTCCGGGCGCTGGCAGAAGCAGCCGGACGGTTGGAGCGCGTCCGTGATATGACTTTGCCCGCGCATGTTTACGCGGGGGGGATTCGTCAGGTGGTAGCGCGGCGCTTGGAGCGCGTTGCCGAGGCGGATCGCCTCGTGCTGACCCTCGCCGCGCTGATTGGGCGAGGCATAGACGAGGAAGCGCTGCGCTGTGCGCATCCGACATGGGAAATTTGGGATGTTCAGGAATGGCTGCGCCGTTGTGCCGAGGCGGGTGTTCTTGATGTGGCAGAAGGGTGTTGGCGCTTCGCTCATGACAAGCTGCGGGAAGTCTGCCTTGAAACGATTCTCGCGGAAGACCGTCCGGCGCTCCATCTCCGCGCCGCTGATGGCTTGGAAAAGGCGCACGCGGTGAATCTAACACCCCATTACGCGGCGCTGGCGTACCACCTTCAAGAGGGGGGAGAACACATCCGCGCCCGCGAATTCTGGACGTTGGCGGGCGATACCTCGGTGACCCAGTTTGCTCATGACGATGCCCTCAAATACTATGGCAATGCCTTGCGCCTGACCCCTGAAGACGATCACCGCATCCGCTATGACCTCCACCTAAAGCGCGTCAACATGAGTGTGCGCCGCAGCGCCATAGAGATTGTTGAGGCAATACTGCGCGATCTGGCGGGGGAAGCCGCCTATCTAGGCGATGCAGAACGCGCTACCACCGCCTTGAAAGCAGCGCAGCACGCCGGTTCGGTCAGTGATTACCCCACCGCCGAGGGGCGATCCCTTGATGCGATTCAGTTAGCACCCGATGATGATGGCTTGCAGATTGCCGCCCGAATCGTCCTCGGTGAGAGCTACCACCATCGGGGGCGTTATGAGGAGGCAGACGCTTGCTTTCAAGAGGGCTACACCATTGCCAAGCGGCGCGACTGGCTGAATGAACAGGCGCACTGCCTGAACAATCAGGGGGCATGGCGCTACGATGCTCAACGGATTAGCGAGGCGCTCCCCTTTTATGAGGAGGCACTCAGCGCCGCCCGCGCCGCCGGAGATTGGGCAACCCAATGTGACGCCCTCAACGGGATTGGCATGACGACAGCAAACCTTGATTTTGAACGGAGCTTAACGGCATTTGAGGGGGCGCTGGTACTGGCAAAACGCGCCTCGGATCGCCTTCGTATGGGGCGTGCCTACAACAACCTCGGAACGGTGTCCTCGCAACACGGCTTTCTAAGTCAGGAAATTCGCTATTCGCTGGATGCCGCCGATCTGCAACGGAGCATTGGGAACAAGCGTGGCGAGTCGATCTCGCTCTATAACCTCGGTATGGCGATGCTCGATGTGGGGCGCAATGAGCTAGGGCGTCTGTATGCTAACCATGCTATCGCCATTTCCCGCGAGATTGGTGAGCGGACGTTGGAGGCATTTTTCCTTGCCGAAGGGGCGTATAGCGATTACTGTGAGGGGGACTATGAAACGGCGCTCACCAGTTTGGGAGAAGCGATCCAGCTTGCCCGTGAATTGAACGCCAGCGGCACACTAGCCGGGGCGCTCTCCCTGAGTGGGCGCGTGTTGTTGGCGCTTAAGCGCTATGACGAAGTGTTCCCTTACGTTGAAGAGGTGAGCGCCATTGAACGAGATAGAAACATGGGAGCGAATGATTTTGCCTTTCTGGTGCGCCTTCTCGCCTTAGAGGGGCAAGAGCAGAGCGATCAGGTGCGCCCCGCCCTGACGGAACTCTATGAACGGTTGAAGGCGATGGAGTTCAGTCCGGGCTACAAGGGGGCGTGGGCGCTGCTGGAAGGCGGCAAGCTGCTCACCCGCTGCGGCGACCCTCGTGCCGCTGACGTGATCAGCCACGCGGCGGAAAAACTGAAAGAACGTCTCGCCAAGATTGAAGAAGATGATCTCCGCCGCGATTACTTGAAGATTCCCGTTCATGTGGAAATTCTCACCCTTGCTGGTCAGGCGCTGGCGTCATAG
- a CDS encoding DNA translocase FtsK 4TM domain-containing protein, whose translation MSGNPFGTRKTDPEDKDKEEKSGEEKSSSSPFASKSGSSPFNKGSLLNKIDDKDKKDDKPPERPATGTFNKPFGGGSTGSFGKPAEKQEDKPSSPFGGNKPSSPFGGGGNKSESKPTERPTSGGFNTPSKPPQSGTFNTPKPAGQTGTFNKPSSPYGQKDDPPKREESKPGSGLLNRSPFGGNKADDKKSEPAKKDDKPSGGGGFFNRSASGGSKPEEKKSEPFKKDDKPSGGGGFFNRSASGGSKPEEKKSEPFKKDDKPSGGGGFFNRSASGGSKPEEKKSEPVKKDDKPSGGGLFGRFGGGKKDEKKDEKSGFKTSAPSLKTPVPTPGGKPAEKKEESPARGGFFGGLTNRGKAPEPAKKDDPKATGTASKLPPSSSGSSSTGKSSAAASSIAPKAPALSNLINRFRRGGAKPNEAATAADRKALIGTAKGSTTAPQARLDNKQAKPLDKTGTQVTVRRRGLSLDQKLDAVGYAMMATAVIIFFGLIQPQDGTMPDVLAKIAGGLFGYARYVIPLPLMAVGAWLLVRHFKDNPFLEFDLKQLTGLIVLFITVVITIHAVVLLNTEVYSWEELDQSSTALVDAMQGGGWVGHFLYGALIRIASEYGLWVVLAGFLVGSLMVTFEVSFKEISDTVKNSAVIWRRRYRGMADRRRVWVENRRVKTHLRQNERAVRLAAKQQAQQQALVASQAQLQAQQTQQQAIPAAASLVTAAPSSGATARRTATEGTDGKTAIPKIAPALATAATAARSTGTAPAVRMTGSAPTVADEPPLPPPLKPTPIGARSKPALIEPDLEPPMPAAVKPTPMSAPMGAKSTPFGKAKTAVTDETVATPSLEMAKVELPTEVEKTVPVVESKAEAKANEPPKSAFGGKFGAAPATGGKPSGLFSNAPTTDDKAEKSAETQSALETTAALNEAAKVESKPAPASVGRPGGMFGKPAEAKLSPKEDSAAVKAEASATPTPPPTLPTERLAGVGKPPPTPGEKPASSPFGTKAPFGAKPATGAFNKPTESAADAPKTAAPPTTQADVKPAEKSAGKGEEKHAPFGKPAATASSPASSPFGAKAPFGSKPASGTFGKPAEASTPAMNTVPPGESSAAKDDAPPADMKPPTPKPGVFPTRQTATIPSPFAKPAPKPTGETPKVVPLPVDEDEDTTYEPFDDVDAADDDLYDEVDDLPPGGDKLQPLVIANPSPIQAAAAPPPTRRTSTAGWDVPTYAELLESGTQQRIQEEVLRGQAKLIEETLNAFGAPGRVVAVNPGPVITQFGVEPDYLTSRQGKKTRIKVNAIAKLDADLALALAARSIRIEAPVPGKGYVGIEVPNPEASLVGLRDIMASQAFNKINSRLRIALGKSIDGTPIVADLTQMPHMLIAGTTGSGKSVCVNAVIASLLIENAPDELQFIMVDPKRVELTGYNGIPHLISPVVVDLERIVGVLKWVTREMDDRYKRFSAISARNITDYNGKIDAGERKMPYLVVIIDELADLMMLAPDETEKVLTRLAQMARATGIHLILSTQRPSVDVVTGLIKANFPARISFAVASGVDSRVILDQPGAEKLLGRGDMLYQAPDAPAPLRVQGVYVSDKEINQITKYWRDAATAFKGVKPSIPLTSFETNDRATSGNGGGAPRFGGGAFGSGNPSSRPVTTPTDKAFFNAIREPEAPDESDLTDVEEHYKQAVTLFNDTRKISVSILQRRLKIGFNRAIKVIDLMKQRGVLGVNDPTSDEPEEGK comes from the coding sequence ATGTCGGGCAACCCATTCGGGACACGCAAAACAGACCCCGAAGATAAAGACAAAGAAGAAAAGTCTGGCGAGGAAAAATCGTCCTCGTCCCCCTTTGCCTCGAAATCGGGCAGCAGCCCGTTCAACAAGGGGAGTCTTCTGAACAAAATCGACGATAAAGACAAGAAGGACGACAAGCCCCCAGAACGCCCCGCCACAGGCACATTTAACAAGCCCTTTGGTGGCGGCAGCACGGGGAGTTTTGGAAAACCCGCCGAAAAACAAGAAGATAAGCCATCCTCTCCCTTTGGCGGGAACAAGCCAAGCTCCCCTTTTGGCGGCGGAGGCAACAAGTCCGAGTCAAAACCAACCGAGCGCCCCACCTCAGGGGGGTTCAACACGCCGAGCAAGCCGCCACAATCCGGCACGTTCAACACACCAAAGCCCGCCGGACAAACGGGGACGTTCAACAAACCGAGCAGCCCCTACGGTCAAAAAGACGATCCGCCTAAACGCGAGGAATCAAAGCCTGGCAGCGGTCTGCTTAACCGTTCGCCGTTTGGCGGGAACAAAGCAGACGACAAGAAATCCGAACCCGCTAAGAAGGATGATAAGCCTTCTGGCGGCGGGGGCTTTTTTAACCGCTCGGCATCTGGCGGGAGCAAGCCAGAAGAGAAGAAATCCGAGCCGTTCAAGAAGGATGATAAGCCTTCTGGCGGCGGGGGCTTTTTTAACCGCTCGGCATCTGGCGGGAGTAAACCAGAAGAGAAGAAATCCGAGCCGTTTAAGAAGGATGATAAGCCTTCTGGCGGTGGGGGCTTTTTTAACCGCTCGGCATCTGGCGGGAGCAAGCCAGAAGAGAAGAAATCCGAGCCGGTCAAGAAAGATGATAAACCTTCTGGTGGCGGCTTATTCGGGCGCTTTGGGGGAGGGAAAAAAGATGAGAAAAAGGATGAGAAGAGCGGGTTCAAAACAAGCGCCCCATCGCTAAAAACGCCCGTCCCCACACCGGGTGGAAAACCAGCCGAGAAAAAAGAAGAATCCCCCGCACGGGGGGGATTCTTCGGCGGCCTGACGAATCGCGGCAAAGCGCCCGAACCGGCCAAGAAAGACGACCCCAAAGCCACCGGAACGGCCTCAAAATTGCCCCCTTCTAGCAGCGGGAGCAGCAGTACCGGAAAATCATCGGCGGCGGCGTCCTCCATTGCCCCCAAAGCGCCAGCACTCTCCAATCTGATCAACCGTTTTCGGCGCGGCGGGGCAAAGCCCAACGAAGCGGCGACGGCGGCGGATCGCAAAGCGCTGATCGGTACGGCAAAAGGCAGCACCACCGCGCCCCAAGCACGTCTTGACAACAAACAGGCGAAACCGCTTGACAAAACAGGGACACAAGTCACTGTCCGGCGACGGGGATTATCGCTTGATCAGAAATTAGACGCTGTGGGCTACGCCATGATGGCGACAGCGGTGATCATCTTCTTTGGGTTGATTCAACCCCAAGATGGGACGATGCCTGATGTCTTGGCAAAGATCGCCGGAGGGTTGTTCGGCTATGCCCGCTATGTCATTCCGCTGCCACTTATGGCGGTGGGGGCGTGGCTGTTGGTGCGCCACTTCAAGGACAACCCTTTCCTCGAATTTGATCTGAAACAACTCACTGGGCTGATCGTCCTCTTTATAACGGTGGTGATCACTATCCATGCTGTCGTTTTGCTGAACACCGAGGTCTACTCGTGGGAGGAACTGGATCAGTCCTCTACCGCCCTTGTTGATGCGATGCAAGGCGGTGGATGGGTGGGGCATTTCCTATATGGGGCGCTCATCCGCATCGCCAGCGAATATGGGTTATGGGTTGTTTTGGCGGGATTCCTTGTGGGATCACTTATGGTCACCTTTGAGGTCTCTTTCAAGGAAATTTCCGACACCGTGAAGAATTCGGCGGTGATCTGGCGGCGGCGCTATCGCGGTATGGCAGATCGGCGGCGAGTGTGGGTGGAGAACCGTCGGGTGAAAACACACCTCCGCCAAAATGAACGGGCGGTTCGTCTTGCCGCCAAACAACAAGCACAGCAGCAAGCGCTGGTTGCTTCCCAAGCACAACTCCAAGCACAGCAAACTCAGCAGCAGGCGATTCCTGCTGCCGCATCGTTGGTGACAGCCGCCCCCAGCAGTGGGGCAACCGCCCGCCGCACAGCCACAGAAGGCACGGACGGAAAAACGGCAATCCCGAAGATTGCCCCAGCATTGGCAACGGCAGCAACCGCCGCCCGGTCTACAGGGACAGCGCCTGCCGTCCGCATGACGGGAAGCGCCCCGACTGTGGCAGACGAACCCCCACTGCCACCGCCTCTCAAGCCGACGCCTATTGGCGCACGCTCAAAGCCCGCACTCATAGAGCCAGACCTTGAGCCACCTATGCCAGCGGCGGTCAAGCCCACGCCCATGAGCGCTCCGATGGGGGCGAAATCAACGCCCTTTGGGAAGGCAAAAACTGCGGTGACCGATGAGACGGTAGCCACACCCTCTTTAGAAATGGCGAAGGTGGAACTGCCGACTGAGGTAGAAAAAACCGTTCCGGTGGTCGAATCGAAAGCCGAGGCAAAAGCGAACGAACCGCCTAAATCGGCTTTCGGCGGAAAGTTCGGGGCAGCCCCTGCCACTGGGGGGAAACCCTCTGGTCTATTCAGCAATGCCCCTACTACAGACGATAAGGCGGAAAAAAGCGCTGAGACACAATCTGCGTTGGAGACCACAGCCGCTCTGAACGAGGCAGCAAAGGTCGAATCAAAGCCTGCACCAGCAAGCGTTGGTAGACCGGGCGGCATGTTTGGAAAGCCCGCCGAGGCAAAACTATCCCCGAAAGAAGATTCCGCGGCAGTAAAGGCAGAGGCATCAGCCACCCCCACGCCGCCACCCACGTTGCCCACCGAGCGCCTTGCGGGTGTGGGGAAACCACCCCCCACGCCAGGGGAAAAACCAGCCTCGTCGCCCTTTGGGACGAAAGCGCCCTTTGGGGCAAAACCGGCAACAGGGGCATTTAATAAGCCAACTGAGAGCGCAGCCGATGCGCCCAAGACCGCAGCGCCGCCCACCACTCAGGCTGACGTGAAACCCGCCGAAAAGAGCGCGGGAAAAGGGGAGGAAAAGCACGCTCCGTTTGGGAAGCCGGCTGCCACCGCCAGTTCACCAGCGAGTTCCCCCTTTGGAGCAAAAGCGCCCTTCGGGAGCAAACCTGCCAGCGGAACATTCGGGAAGCCAGCGGAGGCATCTACCCCCGCGATGAACACCGTTCCGCCAGGCGAATCCTCCGCGGCAAAAGACGACGCACCACCAGCGGATATGAAACCGCCCACGCCAAAGCCTGGGGTTTTCCCAACACGCCAAACAGCAACGATCCCTTCCCCATTTGCCAAGCCTGCACCAAAACCGACGGGCGAGACGCCAAAGGTTGTGCCGCTCCCCGTTGATGAGGATGAGGACACCACCTACGAACCCTTTGACGATGTGGATGCTGCTGATGATGATCTCTATGATGAGGTCGATGATCTGCCCCCAGGGGGCGATAAACTTCAACCGCTTGTGATTGCCAACCCAAGCCCCATCCAAGCAGCGGCTGCCCCGCCCCCAACGCGCCGTACCAGCACCGCCGGATGGGATGTCCCCACCTATGCCGAACTTTTGGAAAGCGGCACACAGCAGCGCATTCAAGAGGAAGTGCTGCGCGGGCAGGCAAAATTGATCGAAGAAACCCTGAATGCTTTTGGCGCACCGGGGCGGGTGGTTGCCGTGAACCCCGGTCCGGTGATCACCCAGTTCGGTGTTGAGCCGGATTACCTGACCAGCCGGCAAGGAAAAAAGACCCGGATCAAAGTGAACGCCATCGCTAAACTGGATGCAGACCTCGCCCTTGCGCTGGCGGCACGCTCTATCCGTATTGAAGCGCCTGTGCCGGGGAAGGGCTATGTCGGCATCGAAGTCCCCAACCCCGAAGCCTCGCTCGTCGGTTTGCGAGATATTATGGCGTCGCAAGCCTTCAACAAAATCAATTCGCGGCTGCGGATTGCCCTCGGCAAAAGCATTGATGGCACACCCATCGTTGCTGACCTAACCCAAATGCCGCATATGCTGATTGCTGGAACAACCGGATCGGGAAAATCCGTCTGCGTAAATGCGGTGATCGCCAGTCTGCTAATCGAAAATGCGCCGGACGAACTGCAATTCATCATGGTCGATCCCAAGCGCGTTGAACTTACTGGTTACAACGGTATTCCCCATCTGATCTCCCCCGTCGTGGTCGATCTAGAACGGATCGTTGGCGTTCTGAAGTGGGTGACGCGGGAGATGGATGATCGCTACAAGCGCTTCTCGGCAATCAGCGCCCGAAATATCACCGATTACAACGGAAAGATCGACGCGGGCGAGCGGAAAATGCCCTACCTTGTGGTGATTATTGACGAACTGGCAGACCTGATGATGCTTGCCCCCGACGAAACAGAAAAGGTGCTGACGCGCTTGGCGCAAATGGCACGTGCGACGGGTATTCATCTGATTCTCTCCACACAGCGTCCGAGTGTGGATGTCGTCACGGGGTTGATCAAAGCAAACTTCCCAGCGCGTATTTCCTTTGCGGTGGCGTCTGGCGTCGATTCGCGTGTCATTTTGGATCAACCGGGGGCGGAAAAACTCTTGGGACGTGGCGATATGCTTTACCAAGCACCTGATGCCCCCGCCCCGCTGCGTGTTCAGGGCGTCTATGTCTCAGACAAAGAGATCAACCAAATCACCAAGTATTGGCGGGATGCGGCAACGGCGTTCAAAGGCGTCAAACCCTCCATCCCACTGACCAGTTTTGAGACGAATGACCGCGCTACCAGCGGGAATGGCGGCGGCGCGCCGCGCTTTGGCGGCGGCGCGTTCGGATCAGGAAACCCCTCCTCGCGTCCGGTGACAACGCCCACCGATAAGGCGTTCTTCAACGCTATCCGCGAACCGGAAGCGCCCGATGAGAGCGACCTGACCGATGTTGAGGAACACTACAAACAAGCGGTCACCCTGTTCAACGATACTCGAAAGATTTCCGTCTCCATCCTCCAACGGCGGCTGAAGATTGGCTTCAATCGGGCAATTAAGGTCATAGACCTGATGAAACAGCGCGGCGTCCTCGGCGTAAATGATCCCACAAGCGATGAACCAGAAGAAGGCAAGTAG
- a CDS encoding AAA family ATPase, protein MTNSSNSSNSSNPKPNGLNGVHGADALPAVRSLMLTFDRLVAETAGQLAKDHPHITPEIIRDVLQDAGVHEYLRQAVPEPKGRLLIEKLRILGEKRRTESGATRKFDYQRDLSTGLWAWVGQNGSGKSTILNAVVWALTGSDSGISKRIRGWITDVIVCFRIGGEQFTSRVNRSGELISGGVFSGYHDLDQIDLGFAPPVLRYKSRDEMRDALDSFFMTQLGITSLRWTAHGAAKDDPDLHAHSTTWRTYAHAIQIEDDSYDDLIIDPQKGYGRQDRKILEMMLGVDHARAVAEIQVQADFAREAFGRARARVSGKQAGIAEQILRLEQERADLEGALQIMQHEPTAVEDDSALVATRERRASILAEQNRLTEEIAALHTQRTEAERDILDAEREKIALKEQSEVRYLINSLAIVRCPHCEAQVDSPERLAKERDEHVCFVCHQPLQAARTTGDVKVILAERDEEISALKKTLKRITEDIASRETLINAKREEIARLGKALESSVDQARRGFTASYANLLVRKGQIEGSLDQLQRSQADVEAEQREVETAALWHVILQTAAGIADESVYSMYQNVYNALTALVVQLATDFGLPDLERVIIDEKRYVRLVQGGIHVAHNDLARSERVKFKVAFHLALMLIQVRAGLGKHPGFLIIDTPGTAEVDNADLIAMMRDLVNIHDEFGDQVQILLATAREESLQFLPNAIVQRPSGEGTFF, encoded by the coding sequence ATGACGAACAGTTCCAACAGTTCTAACAGTTCCAACCCGAAACCAAACGGGCTGAATGGGGTGCATGGGGCAGATGCTCTCCCCGCTGTGCGCTCCCTGATGCTCACCTTTGATCGGTTGGTGGCGGAGACGGCAGGGCAGCTTGCCAAAGACCATCCCCACATCACCCCGGAGATCATTCGTGATGTGTTGCAAGATGCCGGCGTTCATGAATATTTGCGCCAAGCCGTCCCCGAACCCAAAGGGCGCTTGCTGATCGAAAAATTGCGCATCTTGGGGGAAAAACGCCGCACAGAAAGCGGCGCCACACGCAAATTTGATTACCAGCGCGATCTCAGCACGGGATTGTGGGCATGGGTGGGGCAAAATGGATCGGGAAAATCCACGATCTTGAACGCCGTTGTCTGGGCGCTCACGGGGTCAGATAGTGGCATATCAAAGCGTATCCGGGGGTGGATTACCGATGTTATTGTCTGCTTTCGGATCGGCGGGGAGCAGTTTACCAGTCGGGTAAACCGCAGCGGCGAACTGATTAGCGGAGGGGTGTTCAGCGGCTATCATGACCTTGATCAGATTGATCTTGGCTTTGCCCCGCCCGTCTTGCGCTACAAAAGCCGTGATGAAATGCGCGATGCGCTTGATTCCTTCTTCATGACCCAATTAGGGATCACCTCGCTGCGTTGGACGGCACACGGCGCGGCAAAAGACGATCCTGACCTCCACGCTCACAGCACAACATGGCGCACCTATGCCCATGCTATCCAAATTGAGGACGACTCCTACGACGATCTGATCATCGATCCGCAAAAGGGCTACGGACGCCAAGATCGCAAGATTTTGGAAATGATGTTGGGCGTTGATCATGCCCGTGCTGTCGCTGAGATTCAGGTTCAGGCGGATTTTGCACGAGAGGCGTTTGGACGCGCCCGCGCCCGTGTCAGCGGCAAACAAGCGGGGATTGCTGAGCAAATCCTTCGTTTGGAGCAAGAACGTGCCGACCTTGAAGGGGCGCTTCAGATCATGCAGCACGAGCCGACGGCGGTTGAGGATGATTCTGCCCTTGTTGCCACACGAGAGCGCCGCGCATCCATTCTTGCCGAGCAAAACCGCCTGACGGAAGAAATTGCTGCGTTGCACACCCAACGGACCGAGGCGGAACGAGACATCCTTGACGCCGAACGGGAAAAGATAGCCCTGAAGGAACAAAGCGAGGTTCGCTACCTGATCAACAGCCTCGCCATCGTCCGCTGCCCCCACTGTGAGGCGCAGGTTGATTCCCCCGAACGGTTGGCAAAGGAACGCGATGAACACGTCTGTTTTGTCTGCCACCAACCCCTTCAAGCAGCACGCACCACCGGCGATGTAAAGGTCATTTTGGCAGAGCGTGATGAGGAAATTTCGGCGCTGAAGAAAACGCTGAAACGGATTACCGAGGATATCGCCTCGCGGGAGACGCTGATCAACGCCAAGCGAGAGGAAATCGCCCGCTTGGGAAAGGCGTTGGAATCAAGCGTTGATCAGGCGCGGCGAGGATTTACCGCCTCTTACGCCAATTTGCTCGTGCGAAAGGGGCAGATTGAGGGCAGTCTCGATCAACTTCAGCGCAGCCAAGCCGATGTGGAAGCCGAACAACGCGAGGTAGAGACGGCGGCGCTGTGGCATGTCATCCTACAAACCGCCGCCGGCATCGCCGACGAATCTGTTTACTCGATGTACCAAAACGTCTACAACGCGCTGACCGCCCTCGTCGTCCAATTGGCGACAGACTTCGGCTTGCCCGATCTGGAACGGGTGATCATTGACGAAAAGCGTTATGTGCGGCTTGTTCAAGGGGGAATTCATGTCGCCCATAACGATCTTGCCCGCAGTGAACGAGTCAAATTCAAGGTTGCCTTCCATCTTGCCCTGATGCTGATTCAAGTGCGGGCAGGGTTGGGGAAACATCCGGGCTTTCTGATCATTGATACCCCCGGCACCGCCGAGGTGGATAATGCCGACCTAATCGCCATGATGCGCGATCTGGTCAACATTCATGATGAGTTTGGCGATCAGGTGCAGATTTTGTTGGCGACGGCACGCGAAGAATCCCTTCAATTCCTGCCTAATGCGATTGTCCAACGCCCAAGCGGGGAAGGGACGTTTTTCTAG